The following are from one region of the Salmo trutta chromosome 22, fSalTru1.1, whole genome shotgun sequence genome:
- the LOC115158115 gene encoding amyloid-beta A4 precursor protein-binding family A member 3-like: MQKRSTFTVKKYQLPTVTPINCRNTLLGIERGLYVKSPSFQPGDVLPMIRALIHKMETGNCPAGNEEKQTVSSPSAQQENTACGGPAVGEPDSQSQFSRAASKASYPESEDLDSFNLIEPPPLDWRSDDSSEAGSVEEMNDPSFPPSSVPVDSLEDGLSESLPPLYTSDTAASSLVVSQEELIDYAPEDNTTTKQVLDPSKEGGEVGDEMEEKVEIRRTGDKDHTQIHHLLNRLQVIGGSHLPRDSISDPTPPPSAFSEPSEFEPPGPSLLMDISPLLPDPEQNPKQASEMLFSESHQRDLLGLLECTEMGASQPSSSDIKVPPYMARRGEMDAVVSVSYNQEDGERFWEHFGNSWRLRHRDDSMESFPEDEVPEPVWMKLGEEAPEEVDSAENSNRGAEDRPAYKDVPGPCDPNDLLDGVIFGAKYLGSTQLKSDKNPSTNTRMKQAQEAVDRIKVPEGESQPMTEVDLFISTQRIKVLSADTQEAMMDHPLQMISYIADIGSIVVLMARRKPAGGRKGQEGNLAGVNSPGPQKKCCMICHVFNSDEAQVIAQAIGQAFGVAYKQFLHANGIKASELRPSEYSDYLGTQEHYNGDLVHFSDSDNIREVSISKAPGEIVGVAVVESGWGSILPTVVVANLLHGGPAERCGALSIGDRIMSVNGTSLVGLPIATCQSIIRDFKNQAEVKLSIVHCPPVTMAIVKRPDPKFQLGFSVEDGIICSLMRGGIAERGGIRVGHRIIEINGQSVVATPHEKIIHILANAVGEIHLKTMSASTYRLLTGQETPVFL, translated from the exons ATGCAAAAACGGTCTACTTtcacagtgaaaaaataccaacTTCCGACCGTTACCCCTATAAATTGCAGAAACACACTACTAGGCATTGAAAGGGGCTTGTATGTGAAGTCTCCATCATTTCAACCTGGTGATGTGCTGCCTATGATCCGTGCTCTTATCCACAAAATGGAGACAGGTAATTGCCCTGCTGGAAACGAGGAGAAACAAACAGTTTCCTCACCTTCAGCTCAACAGGAGAACACTGCTTGTGGTGGACCTGCTGTAGGTGAGCCAGACAGCCAAAGCCAGTTCTCTAGAGCTGCTTCCAAGGCTTCTTACCCTGAATCGGAAGACCTGGACTCCTTTAACCTAATAGAGCCCCCTCCTCTGGACTGGAGGTCAGACGACTCTAGTGAAGCAGGTTCAGTGGAAGAGATGAACGACCCTAGCTTCCCTCCCTCCTCGGTCCCTGTGGACAGTTTAGAGGACGGATTAAGTGAGTCCCTACCTCCCTTGTACACCAGTGACACTGCAGCTTCTTCTCTGGTAGTTAGCCAGGAGGAGCTAATTGACTATGCTCCTGAGGATAACACGACAACCAAACAGGTTCTGGATCCTAgcaaagagggaggagaggtgggggatgAGATGGAGGAGAAGGTTGAGATCAGGAGAACAGGTGACAAAGACCACACTCAGATCCACCACCTGCTAAACCGACTTCAGGTCATTGGAGGAAGCCATCTCCCCAGGGACTCAATCTCtgaccctacaccaccaccatcagcaTTCTCTGAGCCCTCTGAATTTGAGCCTCCAGGCCCATCTCTGTTGATGGACATCAGCCCATTGCTTCCAGACCCAGAGCAGAACCCGAAACAGGCCTCGGAGATGCTTTTCTCAGAGAGTCACCAGAGAGACCTTTTAGGGCTGTTGGAGTGTACAGAGATGGGGGCTTCCCAGCCCAGTTCCTCTGACATCAAGGTTCCTCCTTACATGGCCCGGAGAGGGGAGATGGACGCGGTGGTGTCGGTCTCCTACAACCAGGAGGATGGCGAAAGGTTCTGGGAACACTTTGGGAACAGCTGGCGGCTGCGCCACAGGGATGACTCCATGGAGTCTTTCCCGGAGGACGAGGTCCCAGAGCCCGTATGGATGAAGTTAGGGGAGGAGGCTCCGGAGGAGGTAGACTCTGCAGAGAACAGTAATCGG GGCGCAGAGGACCGCCCAGCCTATAAAGACG TGCCTGGCCCCTGTGACCCAAATGACCTCCTGGATGGGGTCATATTTGGGGCCAAGTACCTGGGCTCCACCCAGCTCAAGTCTGACAAGAACCCCTCCACCAACACTCGAATGAAACAGGCCCAGGAGGCTGTGGACAGGATCAAA GTCCCAGAGGGAGAGTCTCAGCCTATGACCGAGGTGGATCTCTTCATCTCCACTCAGCGCATCAAAGTCCTCAGCGCAGACACACAG GAGGCCATGATGGACCATCCTCTCCAGATGATCTCCTACATCGCAGACATCGGCAGCATCGTGGTCCTGATGGCCCGCAGGAAGCCGGCCGGGGGCCGTAAGGGCCAGGAGGGGAACCTTGCTGGGGTCAACTCCCCCGGGCCACAGAAAAAGTGCTGCATGATCTGCCATGTGTTCAACTCTGACGAG GCCCAGGTGATCGCTCAGGCGATTGGCCAGGCCTTCGGTGTGGCCTACAAGCAGTTCCTGCATGCCAACGGCATCAAGGCCAGTGAGCTAAGGCCCAGCGAGTACAGTGACTACCTGGGGACCCAGGAGCACTACAATGGAGACCTGGTACACTTCTCTGATTCAGATAACATCAGAGAG GTGTCCATTTCCAAGGCTCCCGGGGAGATAGTGGGGGTGGCTGTGGTGGAGTCGGGCTGGGGCTCCATCCTGCCCACGGTGGTGGTGGCCAACCTGCTCCACGGTGGTCCTGCAGAACGCTGCGGGGCCCTCAGCATAGGAGACCGCATCATGTCAGTCAATGGCACAAGCCTGGTGGGCCTCCCCATAGCCACCTGCCAGAGTATAATACGG GATTTTAAAAACCAAGCAGAGGTGAAGCTCAGTATCGTTCACTGCCCTCCCGTCACCATGGCAATTGTCAAGCGACCGGACCCAAAATTTCAGTTGGGCTTCAGTGTAGAGGACGGGATT ATCTGCAGTTTGATGCGTGGAGGGATCGCAGAGAGAGGGGGCATCCGGGTCGGACACCGCATCATTGAAATCAATGGGCAGAGTGTGGTAGCCACTCCTCACGAGAAGATCATCCACATTTTGGCTAACGCAGTCGGGGAG ATTCACTTGAAGACCATGTCAGCCTCTACATATCGCCTTCTAACGGGACAAGAAACGCCAGTATTTCTCTGA